Proteins found in one Acidobacteriota bacterium genomic segment:
- a CDS encoding head decoration protein, translated as MAKTEARRTGDFILSEASGTRSRDEVTIAAAAAALEVGTVMGKITASGKYVAYDNGASDGSEVAAGVLYAAVADSAADQKGVIIARDAEVNASRLTGSDTAGVADLKALGVIAR; from the coding sequence ATGGCAAAAACCGAAGCCCGGCGCACGGGCGATTTTATCCTGTCGGAAGCATCCGGCACCCGCAGTCGTGATGAAGTGACTATTGCCGCCGCCGCCGCCGCCCTTGAGGTCGGTACGGTTATGGGCAAAATCACCGCATCCGGCAAGTACGTTGCGTATGACAATGGCGCTTCGGATGGTAGCGAGGTCGCCGCTGGCGTTCTGTACGCCGCCGTAGCCGACTCCGCGGCCGACCAGAAGGGCGTCATCATCGCACGCGATGCCGAAGTCAACGCCTCCCGCCTGACGGGTTCCGATACCGCCGGTGTCGCCGACCTCAAGGCACTCGGCGTCATCGCCCGATAA
- a CDS encoding Clp protease ClpP, with the protein MKWFTFSAKAEDSVEISIFDEIGMWGVSAKEFIAELKQHAGKAIALSINSPGGSVFDALAIYNALRNSGSEVTTKVMGVAASAASLIFMAGDKRIMPENTFLMVHNPMTGAYGNADEIRDLADVLDKIAASLIGTYVSRSGMDEAAVKDLLDAETWLNAADAVENGFATEMQPEMKIAASFDLDRLPENVRMAYTPEQPDPQGESEGGEPEVTNVPDTALVDEIAECVASAGLSAYVLDIALRPDVTSLADAQAAVKGVREVVALCALAGKPELTAAMVKAGTPVDKVRAELQAALAADDAATHTSNVQKSGSRSGADSGASVWNKIFPPAV; encoded by the coding sequence ATGAAATGGTTTACCTTCTCGGCCAAAGCGGAAGATTCCGTCGAAATTTCCATTTTTGACGAAATCGGCATGTGGGGCGTTTCGGCCAAAGAGTTCATTGCTGAACTCAAGCAACATGCCGGCAAAGCTATCGCGCTATCCATCAACTCTCCCGGCGGTTCGGTATTCGACGCCCTGGCGATCTACAACGCCCTGCGCAACAGCGGTTCCGAAGTCACGACAAAGGTAATGGGTGTTGCCGCATCGGCCGCCTCCCTTATCTTCATGGCCGGCGACAAGCGTATCATGCCGGAAAACACGTTCCTGATGGTTCACAACCCCATGACGGGCGCGTATGGCAACGCCGACGAAATCCGCGATTTGGCTGATGTTCTCGACAAGATCGCCGCTTCCCTGATTGGTACTTACGTTTCTCGATCTGGCATGGACGAGGCCGCGGTGAAAGATTTGCTTGACGCTGAAACCTGGCTGAATGCTGCCGATGCAGTCGAAAATGGCTTCGCTACTGAAATGCAACCGGAAATGAAAATCGCCGCCTCGTTTGACCTTGACCGCCTGCCGGAAAACGTGCGCATGGCCTACACGCCGGAGCAACCGGACCCGCAAGGTGAGTCCGAAGGCGGCGAGCCGGAAGTTACGAATGTTCCTGATACCGCCTTGGTTGACGAGATTGCCGAATGTGTAGCATCCGCCGGGTTGTCGGCCTACGTTCTTGATATTGCGCTGCGCCCGGATGTTACTAGCCTGGCTGATGCACAAGCGGCGGTTAAGGGCGTGCGCGAAGTCGTCGCCCTCTGTGCCCTGGCCGGGAAGCCGGAACTCACCGCCGCGATGGTCAAGGCCGGCACGCCGGTTGACAAGGTACGCGCTGAACTGCAAGCAGCACTTGCCGCCGATGATGCGGCCACGCATACGAGCAATGTGCAAAAGAGTGGTAGCCGCAGCGGGGCCGATAGCGGCGCCTCGGTGTGGAATAAGATTTTTCCCCCCGCCGTGTAA
- a CDS encoding phage portal protein, with product MARKHKSPRTLRKVENRYDAAGSGRRMAGWNAPSTGPNKAVVGLQKIRDRVRDAVRNDWAGASSVRVWTTNIVGTGIMPRLRTKEAKLKEKLNKLWNSWVPFADADGVLDFYGLQLLGARTWFSGGELFIRERPRRPSDGLPVPYQVQLLEGDMVPLLDTAIWPGLQAGNMIYQGIEVNPIGQRVAYWFYKQHPGDNPPAAMPQELTRVPAEFVQHLFDPQRPGQMRGVSDMASIAAKLRNVMDFDDAVLEKQKLSNLFTLFITRALPSGSEDSITGLPFSGDPNEPIAGLEPGISQELLPGEDVKFSTPPDAGANYTDFMRMQNLGVAAGMGTPYELLSGDVKDVSDRTLRVLINEFRRLCEQRQWLLFIPKMCQPVRASWAKYAELSGVLTPDEAVEARNVDWAPQGWAYIHPVQDVQAKQLEVEAGFRSRSSVISERGYDPDSVDQERADENKREDQLGLKPDPKTTPANKPA from the coding sequence ATGGCCCGCAAGCACAAATCCCCGCGCACGCTGCGCAAGGTTGAAAACCGATATGACGCCGCCGGCTCTGGTCGGCGAATGGCCGGTTGGAACGCGCCGTCGACCGGGCCGAACAAAGCCGTGGTCGGCTTGCAGAAAATCCGCGATCGCGTTCGGGATGCCGTTCGTAACGATTGGGCCGGCGCCTCAAGCGTCCGTGTGTGGACGACCAATATCGTCGGCACCGGAATTATGCCCCGCCTACGGACGAAAGAAGCCAAGCTAAAAGAGAAGCTGAACAAGTTGTGGAACAGTTGGGTCCCGTTTGCCGATGCGGACGGCGTGCTTGATTTCTACGGCCTGCAATTGCTAGGCGCCCGTACTTGGTTCTCCGGCGGCGAACTGTTCATACGTGAACGCCCGCGGCGCCCATCGGACGGGCTGCCCGTACCCTATCAAGTGCAGTTGCTTGAGGGTGACATGGTACCGTTGCTAGATACGGCAATCTGGCCGGGCCTACAGGCCGGTAATATGATCTACCAGGGCATCGAGGTTAACCCGATCGGCCAGCGTGTCGCGTACTGGTTCTATAAGCAGCACCCAGGCGACAACCCACCGGCTGCAATGCCGCAAGAACTTACCCGCGTGCCGGCTGAGTTCGTTCAACACTTGTTCGACCCGCAACGCCCCGGCCAAATGCGCGGGGTATCTGACATGGCAAGTATTGCGGCCAAGTTGCGCAACGTGATGGACTTTGACGACGCGGTTCTCGAAAAGCAAAAACTGAGCAACTTGTTTACGCTTTTCATTACCCGGGCACTCCCATCCGGTTCCGAAGATAGTATTACCGGGCTGCCGTTCTCCGGTGACCCGAACGAACCTATCGCTGGCCTTGAGCCTGGCATTTCCCAGGAACTTCTGCCTGGTGAGGATGTGAAATTCTCAACGCCTCCCGACGCTGGCGCGAACTATACCGATTTCATGCGAATGCAGAACCTCGGCGTCGCCGCCGGCATGGGAACGCCTTACGAACTTCTCTCTGGCGATGTGAAAGACGTATCCGATCGCACGCTGCGCGTTCTAATCAATGAGTTCCGCCGGCTTTGCGAGCAACGTCAGTGGTTGTTATTCATTCCTAAAATGTGCCAGCCAGTGCGCGCGTCCTGGGCAAAGTATGCTGAATTGTCAGGAGTATTGACGCCCGACGAAGCGGTAGAAGCCCGTAACGTCGATTGGGCGCCACAGGGTTGGGCTTATATCCATCCGGTCCAGGACGTGCAGGCCAAGCAACTTGAGGTCGAAGCCGGATTCCGTTCGCGGTCGTCGGTCATTTCGGAACGCGGTTACGATCCTGATTCAGTCGACCAGGAACGCGCCGATGAGAACAAACGAGAGGACCAGCTTGGCCTCAAACCTGACCCAAAAACCACCCCGGCCAACAAGCCGGCGTAG
- a CDS encoding bifunctional DNA primase/polymerase: MSDRFGANPGDWDHFDLVCELTEDLLPVVSNPHAKKSPTSKIAGPGKTPSRYNGRGEMAGFPEWTQHQATGEDIARWSKIEDYGICIQTRRIHAIDVDVEDADEASAIATAISRHVADLPLRNRADSTKFLLSFELPGDFTKRRFKTKHGVIEFLANGQQFIACGTHPKGARYEWPNGLPAIFPKLTAEHFERIWADLNTQFGIEDSVEVAKGITPATKRLAADTKDPTVSYLVENWTVFGIDRSGRVDIECPFKDEHTSDSGESATSYFPAGVGGFEQGHFKCQHSHCAHRTDGEFSDAIGIGAADFDVIPDLPATPGQRVKQPIPTAINLARKISKSGKVTIAATRSAVLAGIARSDLYGTWVGYDLCREELMVAEVIGDKTMEKRPFCDKDYYKISIALEEGNPPFEHVPTEMVRAAVEVAAEFNVFDSAKEWLNSLHWDGVERVETFLPRYFGTEDTPYTRAVGMYWWTGQAGRVKVPGIKADMAPIAVGGQGARKTSAVRAMAPTEQHHLELDLSKKDDDLSREMRGKLVVEIGEMKGSNSRQVEHVKSFISRRVDKWVPKYKEYAVDYPRRCMFFGTTNDDEPLPDDSTGQRRWLPFVVPDDKLCDSGGIEADRDQLWAEALVLFDKYGIRWEEAEKLGRTVHRQFQKEDSWQHIIEDWLYCSDLGEAPKADQDGGLRLHEIITGALAVPPAGINIGIERRVGACLKVLGFRKVVRGRHKVWVPPIKSH; this comes from the coding sequence ATGAGCGATCGTTTCGGGGCAAACCCCGGCGATTGGGACCACTTCGACCTCGTTTGCGAACTGACAGAGGATTTGTTGCCGGTCGTAAGCAACCCACATGCCAAAAAATCACCTACAAGCAAGATCGCAGGCCCAGGCAAGACCCCCTCACGGTATAACGGGCGGGGGGAAATGGCTGGCTTTCCCGAATGGACACAGCACCAGGCAACCGGCGAGGACATTGCCCGTTGGTCGAAGATCGAGGACTATGGTATTTGTATCCAGACGCGCCGCATTCACGCTATTGATGTGGACGTGGAAGATGCCGACGAGGCCAGCGCAATCGCCACGGCGATCAGCCGACACGTCGCCGACCTCCCGCTGCGCAACCGGGCGGATAGCACAAAATTTCTGCTTTCTTTCGAGTTGCCGGGTGACTTCACAAAACGCCGCTTCAAAACCAAGCACGGCGTAATCGAGTTCCTGGCGAACGGGCAACAGTTCATTGCTTGCGGCACGCACCCCAAGGGCGCTCGGTACGAGTGGCCCAACGGATTGCCGGCGATCTTCCCCAAGCTGACTGCGGAGCATTTTGAGCGCATTTGGGCCGACCTCAATACTCAATTTGGCATCGAGGATAGCGTCGAAGTCGCCAAGGGAATCACCCCGGCTACGAAACGCCTTGCGGCCGACACAAAAGACCCAACAGTTAGCTATCTTGTCGAAAACTGGACAGTTTTTGGCATCGACCGCAGCGGCCGCGTCGACATTGAGTGTCCGTTCAAGGACGAACATACCTCGGACTCAGGTGAAAGCGCCACAAGCTATTTTCCCGCCGGCGTCGGCGGGTTTGAACAAGGCCATTTCAAATGCCAGCACTCGCATTGCGCCCACCGGACTGACGGCGAATTTAGCGACGCTATCGGGATTGGCGCCGCTGATTTCGACGTGATACCCGACTTGCCCGCTACGCCCGGGCAGAGGGTAAAGCAACCGATCCCTACGGCTATCAACCTGGCGCGGAAGATAAGCAAAAGTGGCAAGGTGACGATAGCAGCTACGCGCTCCGCGGTCCTTGCGGGTATTGCCAGAAGCGACCTGTATGGCACTTGGGTTGGATATGACCTATGCCGTGAGGAACTGATGGTCGCGGAAGTCATTGGCGACAAGACTATGGAGAAACGGCCGTTTTGTGACAAGGATTACTACAAGATTTCGATAGCCCTTGAAGAAGGCAACCCACCGTTTGAGCATGTACCTACTGAAATGGTACGCGCTGCGGTTGAGGTAGCCGCGGAGTTCAACGTATTCGACTCGGCAAAGGAATGGCTAAATAGCCTGCATTGGGACGGTGTTGAGCGCGTAGAAACTTTCCTCCCGCGGTACTTCGGCACGGAGGATACACCGTACACACGCGCGGTCGGGATGTATTGGTGGACAGGGCAGGCCGGCCGCGTGAAAGTGCCTGGCATAAAGGCTGATATGGCACCGATTGCGGTAGGCGGGCAGGGCGCCCGCAAGACTTCCGCTGTCCGGGCTATGGCACCAACGGAGCAGCATCATTTGGAACTCGATTTGAGCAAAAAGGACGATGACCTATCGCGTGAAATGCGCGGGAAACTTGTTGTCGAAATTGGTGAAATGAAGGGATCAAACAGCCGCCAGGTAGAGCATGTCAAGTCGTTTATCTCGCGGCGCGTCGACAAATGGGTACCGAAATACAAGGAATACGCGGTCGACTACCCCCGGCGGTGCATGTTCTTCGGCACAACGAACGATGACGAACCACTACCGGATGACAGCACCGGGCAACGCCGCTGGCTTCCGTTCGTCGTACCTGATGACAAATTGTGCGACTCAGGTGGAATCGAGGCCGACCGCGATCAGCTTTGGGCGGAAGCCCTTGTGCTGTTCGATAAGTACGGCATCCGGTGGGAAGAAGCCGAAAAACTAGGTCGAACGGTGCACCGCCAGTTTCAGAAGGAGGATTCCTGGCAGCACATCATCGAGGATTGGCTTTACTGTTCTGATCTTGGCGAGGCGCCAAAGGCCGACCAGGATGGTGGGTTGCGGTTGCATGAAATCATCACCGGGGCGCTTGCAGTCCCGCCGGCGGGCATAAACATTGGCATAGAGCGCCGGGTTGGTGCTTGCCTAAAGGTTTTGGGCTTCCGCAAAGTCGTCCGCGGCCGGCATAAGGTTTGGGTGCCGCCAATAAAATCTCACTGA